Below is a window of Allomuricauda ruestringensis DSM 13258 DNA.
GGCGTTTCGGGCAACGCACTTCGAAATGCACTTTTATTGCTCAGGCCCGAAATTTACGGCACCATAGCAGAGGACAAGGCGGAACTCAACGGACTGATTTATGTCCTGGAACGCTTGCCCGAAGGCATTGAGGAGTGCCGTTTCATCAATCTGACTTCCGATGAAGGCTTTGCCAAATCACACTTAAAACCCATTGTGCCGCCCAAAAGGCGAAGAAACTGCTACCGAATAGACGATGAGCAAATGAACATCGAAATCACACGCGGCAGAAGCGATATCTATGATATTTTGACCCACCTTACCTTTTTGTTCGTTGAATCTGATAAGATTTCCAAAAGAGTTTTGGTGGATGATGGCAATGCCACCATTCGAGATTGGGACAAGCTTACCGAATTTGTGCTGAGCGAGGAAAAGAATAATGATGAACGAGAGGTGGCCCTGATCCACTGTGCCAATATTTTGGGGAGAACTTTTGATGAGGTCGTTGATATCCAAAACAAATTGAAGACCGCGAAGGATCCCGACCGTTTTTTAAATGTGATGTATTGGTTGGGAAAACTCGCTATTGAAGAAGAGACTACGGGCAATAAAAGAACGATTACCTTCAGCCCTTTGTTGCGGGAGCGTTTGGGGCATCATATTCACGGAGAAAAGTGGGCCGATAAAATAAAGAAAACGCTAAAAGCGCATAATTTGATGCACAGGCCGCTTCATATTATCAGTGCGAACATGCACAGTGTTATGAACTCGCTTTTTGCCAAAAAGGCATTAGCCCAAGAGTTTCCCGATAATGAATCCTTGGATATTTATGAGGCATTAGGCTCCGAGAAGCATAAAAGCCTCAATAAAAAAGTAAAAAATCTTGCCGAAAAGAACGGCATGATTTTTTTGGACGACGAATCGGGAGCCAATATTGACATTCAAATCTTTGATACGGCCAAGTTCGGAAAACAGAGTTGTTGCTATAAGTTGCCAGCGGATATTTCGGAGGAAGAAAAACCCGTTATATTTGTGATGGACTATGCCTTTGGGGAACAAGCTTATGAAACCATAGATGAACTTTTAAAGCCTATGGAAGAAGATGATGAAAAGATTTTCCTGAACGTTGATTCGGTCTCCATAATGGGAAAAGCTGGAATTTTGGAAGGCGGTAAAGGCGATTTAATGATTCCCTCGGCACATATTTTTGAAGGAACAGCGGACAATTACCCCTTTAAAAACGAACTGAACGGTTCGGATTTTGAAGGACATGGCCTAAAAGTAATGGAAGGCACAATGGTTACCGTTTTGGGAACATCGCTTCAAAACCGCGATATTCTCCATTTTTTTCACGAATCCACATGGAATGTGATAGGTTTGGAAATGGAGGGAGTGCACTATCAAAAAGCGATACAATCGGCATCCCAAATACGAAAAAGCATAAAAAAGGATGTTAAGGTGCGTTATGCCTATTATGCATCGGACAATCCTTTGGAAACAGGAAGCACATTGGCTTCGGGTGGATTGGGAACAACGGGGGTTAAGCCCACATATTTAATTACGGACAGGATTTTAAAACAAATATTCAATTTATAGGAAATGGCAGACCAACCAGTAAATCAGAATAATTCAGATGAAATAGATTTGGGACAATTGTTCCAGATGATCGGGAGGGGTTTTCAGAAGTTCTTCAATTTTATCGGCAGCATTTTTAAGGGAATTTTCCACTTGGCAATGCTGTTCCTCATTTTTGTGCAGAAGAACATCATTGTCATTGGGGCAGCCGTTATCATTGGCGGAGTGGGAGGATTTATTTTGGACAAAACCCTACCGGAAAAGTATATTTCCAGAATGGTTGTGGAACCCAATTTCAACAGCGTTCAGCAGCTGTACAATAATGTAGCCTTTTATAATGATTTAGCAGATGCAAAAGACTCTGTAGCCTTGGCCACAGCATTGAACATTACCGAGCACGAAGCGGCCAGTGTTAAGGAAATCTTCACCGACTCGTATTCCGATGAGAACCAGAAAATAAAACTCTTTGATGAGTTTATCAGGGAGTTGGACACCACCACGGTTAAAGCAATAGATTACGAGAATTATTTGGAGAACTTCAATTCATTGGATGCTCGGTTCCATCAAATCTCTGTAATAAGTACGGACAATAAGGTGGCCAAAAAGGCGCAACCGGCCATTATCAATTCGATTGCGGTCAATCAATATTTTAAGCTTCAGAAAAGAATCAACGATGAGAACTTGGACCTCCAAGAAGAAATCTACAAAAACCAGCTTGCCGAGATTGACTCTCTGCAGAGCCTGTACAAGACAGTAATGGTCAAGGAGGCGGACAAACCCATGCAAGGGACCAACATTAATCTTGCGGAAAGTTCAGAATCACAAGGCAGGGAGTTGGAGTTGGTGCAAGAAAAAGATGTTCTCAAAGAGAAATTGGTTGCCTTGAACAAAGAACGGGCCAATAAATCGACGATTGTGAATGTAATAAGCGATTTTCCTACAAGAGGTGTGGAACTAAAGGGGTTTTGGAATAGCTATAAATTTTTACTTCCAATATTGTTGTTGGCCTTGGCGCTTGGTGTTTTGGCCTTGCTTGAGTTGAACAGATACCTCAAAACATATAACCAAAAATAGATTGTCCCTAAAAAGGTTATCTCCAAAACAGTTTTTTGGTTCCAGCTGGTGAAAGAAAACGAATGTAATGGTTAGAATCTTGGTAACCGGGTCTAGAGGCCAACTTGGGCTTACGCTCCAGGAACAGTCACATGATTTTCCAGAGGTTTTTTTTGATTTCAAAGCATCCGCAGCACTTGATATTACCCAACCCGCTCAGTTAGTAGATGCTTTTCAGAAAAGGCAATATGACTTCTGTATCAATTGTGCCGCCTATACCCATGTAGAGGATGCAGAGAAGCACCCCGAAAAGGCTTTCTCGGTGAATGCGGAAGGTGTAAAAAATTTAGCCGAGGTATGTAGAGACCATACAACTACTCTAATCCATATTTCCACGGATTATGTTTTTGATGGAGAAAAAGAGGATCCATACACTGTTAATGACAAAACCAACCCAATCAACGAATATGGTAGGTCCAAACTAAGGGGAGAGCGGTTTATTCAAGAGATTTTACCCAACCACTATATAATTCGGTCATCTTGGCTGTACAGCAAAAAATTCGGTCATAATTTTTATCGTACAATTTTGAAAAAGGCTCTGGCAGGAGAAGATTTGTACATAACAAATGCCCAAAAAGGATGTCCGACTGACACGGAGACATTGGCAGAATTTATTTTAAATGAAATCGTGTTGAAAAAAAAGCCCTTCGGCATATATCATTTTACCGACGGCAAACCGATGACGTGGTATGAATTTGCCAAGCAAATACTGGAAGAGAATGGGCTTACAGGCAAGGTCAACCTTGTTTTGGACACGAATTATCGTACTTTCGCAAAGAGGCCAAAGAACAGTGTTCTTTCATGATTAATAGAAGGCTATATTCCTTTTAGAAACAGGACGCATAGGATTATAAAGGAGTTTACATGGAAAAGGATATTCCAAAAAACATTTTAATTACAGGAGGAGCCGGGTTTATCGGTTCTCATGTAGTTCGGCGGTTCGTAACCAAGTACGGTCACTACAAAATCTTTAATCTGGACGCCTTGACCTATGCGGGAAATTTGGAAAATTTAAAGGATGTTGAAGAAGCTTTCAACTACTCATTTGTAAAAGGGGACATCGCCCATTCCGATTTTATCAATGAGCTTTTTTCTAAACATAAATTTGATGGTGTGATTCATCTGGCCGCAGAATCCCATGTCGACCGTTCCATTTCGGATCCCTTATCCTTTGTGCGAACCAATATTTTGGGCACGGTCAATTTATTAAATGCTTCGTTGGAGTTGGCCAAGAACAACTCAAACTTCTTGTTTTATCACATAAGCACCGATGAGGTGTATGGCAGCTTGGGCAAAGAGGGGTTTTTTACCGAAAGCACAGCGTATGATCCAAACTCGCCTTATTCCGCCTCAAAGGCGAGCTCCGACCATTTTGTGCGAGCTTATGGAGCGACCTATAAATTACCATATGTTATTTCCAATTGCTCCAACAATTATGGTCCTAATCAATTCCCGGAGAAATTGATTCCTTTGTTCATTAACAATATCATACAAAACAAGCCGTTGCCTGTTTATGGTGATGGAAATTATACCCGTGATTGGTTGTACGTAAAAGACCATGCTAGGGCAATTGATTTGGTATTTAACAAAGGAAAAAAGGGAGAGACCTACAATATTGGGGGATTTAACGAGTGGAAGAACATTGATTTGACCAAATTGTTATGCCGATTGATGGATAAGAAACTCAAAAGACAAGAAGGCTCCTCAGAAAAACTGATAACCTTTGTAAAGGATCGCCCGGGACATGATTTAAGGTACGCCATTGATGCCACCAAAATAAACCAAGAATTGGGTTGGGAGCCATCCGTAACATTTGAGGAAGGTCTTGAAAAGACCATAGATTGGTATTTTGACAATCAGGAGTGGCTGGATCATGTTACCTCGGGAGACTATTTGGAATATTATAAAAAGCAATATCAAGCATAAAATACAATGAAGGGAATCATCTTGGCAGGAGGAACCGGCAGTAGGCTGCACCCACTTACCCTTTCAGTGAGCAAGCAGTTGATGCCCATTTACGACAAGCCAATGATTTACTACCCATTGTCCACCTTAATGTATGCAGGAATCAAAGATATATTGATTATATCCACACCAAAGGACCTCCCGTTGTTCCAAGAACTGTTGGGTGACGGACAAAAGTATGGTTGTTCCTTTTCTTACGCAGTGCAAGAATCACCCAACGGATTGGCAGAAGCCTTCATTATAGGTGAAGATTTTATTGGGAAAGATAAGGTAGCTCTCATTTTGGGAGACAATATCTTTTACGGCGCAGGCTTGTCCAAACTGTTGCAAGCAAATAATGACCCTGATGGGGGAATTATTTATGCGTACCGGGTCAACGACCCACAGCGATATGGTGTGGTCGAGTTTGATGAAGAGGGAAAAGCCATTAGTATTGAAGAAAAGCCAAAGGAACCCAAGTCCAGTTATGTAGTGCCAGGGATTTACTTTTATGACAACGAAGTAATTTCCATAGCCAAAGGCATTGAACCAAGTAAGAGGGGCGAATTGGAGATTACCGATGTAAACAAAGCATACTTAAAAAGAGGCAAGCTCAATGTAAGTATTCTAGATAGAGGAACAGCCTGGTTGGATACCGGTACGTTCCAGGCCCTGATGCAAGCCTCAAAATTTGTAGAGGTGATTGAGGAGCGACAAGGCTTGATAACGGGGTCGATAGAAGCAGCTGCGTATGAAATGGGCTATATCGACCAAGAAGCATTAAAAGAGTTGGCAAAACCATTGATGAAGAGTGGTTACGGCAATAGATTGTTGGGCATATTGAGTAAAGAAGCATGATTAAGGCAACGGAGACCAAGTTAAAAGGGTGCTTTATAATTGAGCCCACAGTTTTTGAAGATGAGCGGGGCTATTTTTTTGAAAGTTACAACCACAAGGATTTTTGTGAAGCAATCGGACGAGAAGTAAACTTTGTGCAGGATAACCAATCCTTTTCCACAAAAGGAGTACTCCGGGGGTTGCATTTTCAGAGGGGGGAACACGCCCAAGCTAAGCTAATACAGGTTCTTGAAGGGGCAATCCAAGATGTTGTAGTTGACTTTCGTAAAGATTCTCCTACCTTTGCGCGGCATTTCTCCATGGAGCTGAGCGACAAGAACAAAAAACAGTTATTTGTGCCTAGAGGTTTCGCCCATGGGTTTTTAACGTTGAGCGATACGGCAAAAGTAATGTACAAGTGCGATAATTACTATAACCACAAAGCGGAGGGAGGACTTCGTTTTGATTGTCCTGAACTGAAAATAAAGTGGTTAATCGGCGCTGATGATTTGCTACTCTCTGAAAAAGATAGGAAATTGCCAAACTATTTGAGCGCACTAACATAAAAAACAACAAATTGAATCCCATTGATTTAGACCAACAACTCTCCCTAGCAGTTAAAGCATCCATTGAAGCTGGAAAAGCCATTATGGAGATATATGACTCAGCAGATTTTGAAACAGAATTTAAAAAGGACGACTCACCACTTACCCGAGCAGATTTAGAGTCTAACAGGGTAATAATGTCCTATTTAACCAGCACAAACATTCCTATTATTAGTGAGGAGAAAAAAAACCTTGATTATAGTGAAAGGAAAGACTGGGATTTTTGTTGGATGGTAGACCCTTTGGATGGCACCAAAGAGTTTATAAAACGTAATGGGGAGTTTACGGTCAATATAGCACTGATTAAAAATGGAACTCCAATTCTAGGGGTTATCTATGTGCCCGTCACCAAGGAACTATACTATGCCAATGTTGAGGAAGGTAAATCATACAAGATATTTGGAGGTGATACGGAGGAATTACCTCAAAATCTTTTTGATAAAGAGAACCGATTACTTCCAAAAGAAAAGAGCCGCGCTTCGAAAACCAAAGTGGTCGGAAGTCGCTCACACATGAACGAACATACAGAGCAGTTTATTGAACAACTAAAAAATGATGGAAAGTCTGTTGAGATAGTATCAAAAGGAAGTTCTTTAAAATTTTGTATTGTAGCAGAAGGAGAAGCAGATATTTATCCCAGAGTAGCCCCTACCATGGAATGGGATACAGCGGCCGGACATGCCATTTGTGCCGCCATAGGATTAAAGGTAACAAATTGGGAAACTGGAGAAGACTTGATTTACAACAAGGAAAATCTTTTGAACCCATTTTTTTTGGTTAAATAAATGACGCAAAAGGTTTCTTATAAAAGGCATTTGGCCAAGACCATAACATGGAGAGTAGTGGGGACGCTGGATACTATTTTACTCTCTTGGGCCATCACAGGGAATCCTTTTACAGGCTTAAAAATAGGTTTGGCAGAAGTTGTCACCAAAATGGCCCTATACTATTTTCATGAAAGAATATGGGTAAAAGCTGGAATTGATGATAGTAGAAAAAGACATATAATTAAAACGATAACATGGAGGGCCTTGGGCACCTTGGATACTATTATACTATCATGGATTATATCCGGAGACCCTTTCACGGGACTTAAAATCGGATTTGCCGAGGTCATCACAAAAATGATATTGTATTATTTTCATGAAAGATCGTGGTACAAGATCAACTATGGTCTAGATAAAAGGAAACGAGCAAAAAAATGGGGGAGAACATCATAAAGCATAATTATAAAATTGGAATGGATGAAAGAAGAAAGGCCAATGGCCATAATTCATTCCTAGTTTTCTTCACCGGTCTTTCCGGTTCGGGAAAATCCACAGTCGCTTGTGCTTTGGAGCAAAAGTTGTTTGAAGCAAACATAAAAACCTATGTCTTGGATGGCGATAATGTTCGAAGAGGAATAAATAGGGATTTAAAGTTCTCCGAGGAGGACCGATCAGAAAACAACCGCAGAATAGGGGAAATAGCCCATTTGTTCGTGGATGCAGGTATGGTGGTTTTGGCAGCTTTTGTGGCCCCTTTTGAAAAGGACCGAAATTTCATCAAAAAAACGGTAGGAGAAGAGAATTATATAGAGGTTTTTGTGGACACCAGCTTGGAAGAATGTGAAAAAAGAGATGTGAAAGGTCTTTATAAAAAGGCAAGAAAAGGAGAAATAAAGGATATGACGGGCATTTCCAGCCCCTATGAAGTACCTTTGCGCCCAAATATTGTTTTAACGGAAAAAGAGTCCGTAGAAGAAGCGGTAAACAGAATATATGAATTGATTCGACCCAAATTACAATTGTAATGAGTAAATACTATTTAAACTATTTAGATGAGCTAGAGTCCGAAGCTATTTTTATAATGAGAGAAGTTTGGGCCCAGTTTCAAAATCCGGTAATCTTGTTTTCCGGAGGTAAGGATTCCATAGTGGTGACCCATTTGGCAAGAAAGGCGTTTTACCCGAGCAAAATTCCTTTTGCCTTAATGCACGTGGACACAGGTCACAACTTTCCAGAAACGATTAAATTTAGGGACGACCTTATTGATGGTTTGGGTGTAAGACTCATTGTGGGTTCGGTACAAGAGTCGATTGATCAAGGAAGGGTAGCCGAGGAAAAAGGAAAGAACGCCACAAGGAACGCCCTCCAAATAACCACATTGTTGGACGCCATTGAAACCAATAAAGTAGATTGTGCCATTGGGGGAGGAAGAAGGGACGAAGAGAAGGCCCGCGCTAAGGAGCGTTTCTTCTCGCACAGAGACGATTTTGGTCAGTGGGACCCCAAGAACCAGCGTCCAGAACTGTGGAACTTGTTCAATGGAAAACAATTTGAAGGAGAGCATTTTCGGGTTTTCCCCATTAGCAATTGGACCGAGATGGATGTTTGGAACTACATCAAAAGAGAAAACATAAAGATACCATCGCTTTACTTTGCCCATGAGCGGGAAGTAGTTTGGAGGAGCAACTCTTGGATTCCAAACTCGGAATTTTTAAAGCTGGATGAGGGCGAAGAGGTAGTGACCAAAAAAATACGTTTC
It encodes the following:
- the rfbD gene encoding dTDP-4-dehydrorhamnose reductase is translated as MVRILVTGSRGQLGLTLQEQSHDFPEVFFDFKASAALDITQPAQLVDAFQKRQYDFCINCAAYTHVEDAEKHPEKAFSVNAEGVKNLAEVCRDHTTTLIHISTDYVFDGEKEDPYTVNDKTNPINEYGRSKLRGERFIQEILPNHYIIRSSWLYSKKFGHNFYRTILKKALAGEDLYITNAQKGCPTDTETLAEFILNEIVLKKKPFGIYHFTDGKPMTWYEFAKQILEENGLTGKVNLVLDTNYRTFAKRPKNSVLS
- a CDS encoding DUF2061 domain-containing protein, with the translated sequence MTQKVSYKRHLAKTITWRVVGTLDTILLSWAITGNPFTGLKIGLAEVVTKMALYYFHERIWVKAGIDDSRKRHIIKTITWRALGTLDTIILSWIISGDPFTGLKIGFAEVITKMILYYFHERSWYKINYGLDKRKRAKKWGRTS
- a CDS encoding DUF6909 family protein produces the protein MMATEVKQTTRAQESTNAIERLYITMRHLLNRGFYKPSGVSGNALRNALLLLRPEIYGTIAEDKAELNGLIYVLERLPEGIEECRFINLTSDEGFAKSHLKPIVPPKRRRNCYRIDDEQMNIEITRGRSDIYDILTHLTFLFVESDKISKRVLVDDGNATIRDWDKLTEFVLSEEKNNDEREVALIHCANILGRTFDEVVDIQNKLKTAKDPDRFLNVMYWLGKLAIEEETTGNKRTITFSPLLRERLGHHIHGEKWADKIKKTLKAHNLMHRPLHIISANMHSVMNSLFAKKALAQEFPDNESLDIYEALGSEKHKSLNKKVKNLAEKNGMIFLDDESGANIDIQIFDTAKFGKQSCCYKLPADISEEEKPVIFVMDYAFGEQAYETIDELLKPMEEDDEKIFLNVDSVSIMGKAGILEGGKGDLMIPSAHIFEGTADNYPFKNELNGSDFEGHGLKVMEGTMVTVLGTSLQNRDILHFFHESTWNVIGLEMEGVHYQKAIQSASQIRKSIKKDVKVRYAYYASDNPLETGSTLASGGLGTTGVKPTYLITDRILKQIFNL
- the cysQ gene encoding 3'(2'),5'-bisphosphate nucleotidase CysQ, with protein sequence MNPIDLDQQLSLAVKASIEAGKAIMEIYDSADFETEFKKDDSPLTRADLESNRVIMSYLTSTNIPIISEEKKNLDYSERKDWDFCWMVDPLDGTKEFIKRNGEFTVNIALIKNGTPILGVIYVPVTKELYYANVEEGKSYKIFGGDTEELPQNLFDKENRLLPKEKSRASKTKVVGSRSHMNEHTEQFIEQLKNDGKSVEIVSKGSSLKFCIVAEGEADIYPRVAPTMEWDTAAGHAICAAIGLKVTNWETGEDLIYNKENLLNPFFLVK
- the cysC gene encoding adenylyl-sulfate kinase, producing MGENIIKHNYKIGMDERRKANGHNSFLVFFTGLSGSGKSTVACALEQKLFEANIKTYVLDGDNVRRGINRDLKFSEEDRSENNRRIGEIAHLFVDAGMVVLAAFVAPFEKDRNFIKKTVGEENYIEVFVDTSLEECEKRDVKGLYKKARKGEIKDMTGISSPYEVPLRPNIVLTEKESVEEAVNRIYELIRPKLQL
- the rfbA gene encoding glucose-1-phosphate thymidylyltransferase RfbA, with product MKGIILAGGTGSRLHPLTLSVSKQLMPIYDKPMIYYPLSTLMYAGIKDILIISTPKDLPLFQELLGDGQKYGCSFSYAVQESPNGLAEAFIIGEDFIGKDKVALILGDNIFYGAGLSKLLQANNDPDGGIIYAYRVNDPQRYGVVEFDEEGKAISIEEKPKEPKSSYVVPGIYFYDNEVISIAKGIEPSKRGELEITDVNKAYLKRGKLNVSILDRGTAWLDTGTFQALMQASKFVEVIEERQGLITGSIEAAAYEMGYIDQEALKELAKPLMKSGYGNRLLGILSKEA
- the cysD gene encoding sulfate adenylyltransferase subunit CysD; translated protein: MSKYYLNYLDELESEAIFIMREVWAQFQNPVILFSGGKDSIVVTHLARKAFYPSKIPFALMHVDTGHNFPETIKFRDDLIDGLGVRLIVGSVQESIDQGRVAEEKGKNATRNALQITTLLDAIETNKVDCAIGGGRRDEEKARAKERFFSHRDDFGQWDPKNQRPELWNLFNGKQFEGEHFRVFPISNWTEMDVWNYIKRENIKIPSLYFAHEREVVWRSNSWIPNSEFLKLDEGEEVVTKKIRFRTLGDITITGGIESNADTVEKIAQEVAAMRQTERGNRSDDKRSETAMEDRKKQGYF
- the rfbB gene encoding dTDP-glucose 4,6-dehydratase; translated protein: MEKDIPKNILITGGAGFIGSHVVRRFVTKYGHYKIFNLDALTYAGNLENLKDVEEAFNYSFVKGDIAHSDFINELFSKHKFDGVIHLAAESHVDRSISDPLSFVRTNILGTVNLLNASLELAKNNSNFLFYHISTDEVYGSLGKEGFFTESTAYDPNSPYSASKASSDHFVRAYGATYKLPYVISNCSNNYGPNQFPEKLIPLFINNIIQNKPLPVYGDGNYTRDWLYVKDHARAIDLVFNKGKKGETYNIGGFNEWKNIDLTKLLCRLMDKKLKRQEGSSEKLITFVKDRPGHDLRYAIDATKINQELGWEPSVTFEEGLEKTIDWYFDNQEWLDHVTSGDYLEYYKKQYQA
- the rfbC gene encoding dTDP-4-dehydrorhamnose 3,5-epimerase; its protein translation is MIKATETKLKGCFIIEPTVFEDERGYFFESYNHKDFCEAIGREVNFVQDNQSFSTKGVLRGLHFQRGEHAQAKLIQVLEGAIQDVVVDFRKDSPTFARHFSMELSDKNKKQLFVPRGFAHGFLTLSDTAKVMYKCDNYYNHKAEGGLRFDCPELKIKWLIGADDLLLSEKDRKLPNYLSALT